From Stigmatopora nigra isolate UIUO_SnigA chromosome 17, RoL_Snig_1.1, whole genome shotgun sequence, a single genomic window includes:
- the LOC144210995 gene encoding cilia- and flagella-associated protein 44-like, translating into CKYKLEECQEELELKYQAITKLQDKEKAVRKAFQASLGDDKNVEEYLTKVFKRKIKRNKKEQPHEEEDEEDFDDYENWDDDAEDDDWETSEGEAVVEECPPGCDPKLFELVLQLRERRLDLEDLLMEERKNLDVLEKEKDSLVKKLKSVKIYRKAAEDDLEQVNWEKQQKINQLDIVVPLNLQQIELDVRVHEPLDLSLALILNKAELKRLEERVKELEMDKNQQKDVYNQARQEHIKLIQERKDKNTEIQMRQKHCNQLMMTRFGREVNMEDLQTLSGNRTVEELKQELLVQEIAHTKEIKYWDVKVEKARGVLMEMTKTNTERLLCLDSLFEQKMELEQKLDARQKKIVISHIQL; encoded by the exons TGTAAGTATAAGTTGGAAGAGTGTCAAGAAGAGCTGGAATTGAAGTACCAAGCCATAACCAAGCTACAGGACAAAGAAAAGGCAGTTAGAAAAGCATTTCAGGCCTCGCTGGGTGATGATAAAAATGTTGAAGAATATCTGAcaaaagtttttaaaaggaaaataaaacggAACAAGAAGGAGCAGCCGCATGAAG aagaggatgaggaggacTTTGACGATTATGAAAACTGGGATGATGATGCTGAGGATGATGACTGGGAAACCTCTGAGGGAGAAGCTGTAGTAGAAGAATGCCCTCCAG GTTGTGATCCAAAGTTGTTTGAACTTGTGCTGCAACTTCGTGAACGTCGATTAGACCTGGAAGATCTGCTCATGGAGGAGAGGAAGAATTTAGATGTTCTTGAGAAGGAAAAGGACTCCCTTGTTAAGAAG CTCAAATCAGTGAAAATCTATCGCAAAGCAGCCGAGGATGACTTGGAGCAAGTCAACTGGGAGAAACAGCAGAAAATAAACCAACTTGATATTGTGGTTCCACTAAACCTACAACAG ATTGAGTTGGATGTAAGAGTCCATGAACCTTTGGACCTCAGCCTTGCACTGATACTCAATAAGGCTGAGTTGAAACGTTTGGAAGAGCGAGTTAAGGAGTTGGAAATGGACAAGAACCAGCAGAAGGATGTCTACAATCAAGCCAGGCAGGAGCATATTAAGCTCATTCAGGAACGAAAAGATAAGAATACTGAAATACAAA TGCGGCAAAAACATTGCAATCAGCTTATGATGACGAGGTTTGGGAGAGAAGTCAATATGGAAGATCTTCAGACGCTGTCGGGAAACAGGACGGTTGAGGAATTGAAGCAGGAATTACTTGTGCAAGAAATCGCACACACCAAAGAAATTAAATACTGGGAT GTCAAAGTAGAAAAAGCCCGTGGGGTTTTGATGGAGATGACAAAGACCAACACAGAGCGACTCCTCTGCTTGGATAGTCTTTTTGAGCAGAAGATGGAGCTGGAGCAGAAACTGGATGCTAGAcagaagaaaattgtaatttcacATATACAATTATAG
- the LOC144210994 gene encoding cilia- and flagella-associated protein 44-like has translation MKITTLTIRLSTSGHWASSCCLATHNSTQGGWKLDARHCNNQVKRGHCEHLVMSDEGRILCEDMYYEYEQLYSRPYITSGSKIPENLLNLSHSFGYDCRRRANLQLLEEKTLIFIAGQLVILLDISTKQQRYIRSCSGCGLGSIGVHPSHKYFAVAEKGKKPILVIYEYPSLKAHRILRDGTEHTFSSVNFNSDGSLLASLGSAPDYMLTVWNWRQEEVMLRCRAVSQEVYRVTFSPYNPGILTSSGSGHIKFWRIANTFTGLKLQGHIGHFGKTAVTDIEGYIELPDGKVVSGSNWGNLLLWNGNSIKVELCMKGGQCCHAGVAQPFALEDGQIMTFGSDGLIRSWDFETICNAESGSESNKFEMEPMNEMVVGRHACLSSIVKNSVPDSAVWFAQDSNGAIWKLDLSFTFTTPDPECLIFFHAGPIKGLDVCKNSHLMATTAMDRTIRIFDFLAKTELLSSRFNQGGTALHWAPLSVHSSGGLLVAGFEDGVVRLLELFDSTGIHNKGDTCMRLKQAFKPHHGPVTSIAYERDGKILATGSSDCTVFFFTVGEIYEPVGFVQVPEKVQILEWSPHSHHESRLLILCQSGHIVEVPCPDHNSLKTTKSYQLLELPRRSFCFKSIKSKIKVLLSVFFLSLMSVTQPKDEKQVPDDEKLEDDVSPMVIPRPHSPLHCGFYSEPGQFWLSMGGADSGFLYHCKFSEKQDEGQDQRHDEPFDFLKVLNADDDPICTITFNSNRQLMLCGMHSGAIRVYPLNPKNHTLNSMQEYWELSIHDSNYGHLQHICCSFDDMFVLTAGDDGNIFSFNLFPHQEGQKSLRRKRAKVPPPRDGIENEDLAQDIDDPAADSIEMVKQKLEKAHLCQDAEKKKSEKRKKLGEIQNTFKKLLKDNCDLPEHSRLTFAELQLDKCFEEETNRETLCKIREVQEQMSWEEEYSQMALKKLQEW, from the exons ATGAAAATAACTACACTGACCATCAGGCTTAGTACTAGTGGGCACTGGGCATCTTCCTGTTGCCTAGCTACGCACAACTCAACACAAGGAGGTTGGAAATTAGACGCGCGACATTGCAACAATCAAGTGAAAAG GGGGCATTGTGAGCATCTAGTCATGTCTGATGAAGGCAGAATTCTGTGTGAAGACATGTACTATGAATATGAACAGCTTTATTCAAGACCCTATATTACATCTGGCTCTAAAATTCCTGAGAATCTTCTCAACTTATC TCATTCCTTCGGCTACGACTGTCGACGCAGAGCAAACCTGCAGCTTCTAGAAGAAAAAACTCTGATATTTATTGCTGGTCAATTGGTCATCCTGCTTGACATTTCCACCAAGCAACAGAGATACATCCGCTCTTGCAGTGGCTGTGGACTTGGTTCAATTGGA GTACACCCAAGCCATAAGTACTTTGCCGTGGCGGAGAAAGGAAAAAAGCCCATCCTGGTAATATATGAATATCCTTCATTAAAGGCACATCGTATTCTCAGAG ATGGTACGGAGCATACGTTCAGCTCCGTTAACTTTAATAGTGATGGGAGTCTTCTGGCCAGTCTGGGCAGTGCACCTGACTATATGCTGACAGTGTGGAACTGGAGACAGGAGGAGGTGATGCTTAGATGCAGAGCTGTTTCTCAAGAGGTTTACCGCGTGACCTTTTCCCCATACAACCCTGGAATCTTGACATCATCAGGATCTGGCCACATCAA ATTCTGGAGAATTGCTAACACATTTACAGGTCTCAAATTGCAAGGACATATTGGCCATTTTGGGAAAACGGCAGTTACAGACATTGAAGGCTACATAGAACTTCCAGACGGAAAG GTGGTGTCTGGCTCAAACTGGGGCAATTTGCTTTTGTGGAATGGTAACAGCATTAAAGTGGAACTCTGCATGAAAGGAGGACAATGTTGTCATGCAGGAGTTGCTCAGCCTTTCGCTTTGGAGGATGGACAGATAATGACCTTTGGCTCTGATGGGCTGATCCGG AGCTGGGACTTTGAGACAATCTGCAATGCAGAGAGTGGTAGTGAGAGCAACAAGTTTGAGATGGAGCCCATGAATGAAATGGTCGTTGGGCGCCATGCATGCCTCTCCTCAATAGTGAAAAACTCCGTCCCCGACTCTGCTGTTTGGTTTGCTCAG gaTTCCAATGGAGCTATTTGGAAATTGGATCTTTCCTTCACTTTCACA ACTCCTGATCCAGAGTGCCTGATATTCTTCCATGCTGGACCAATCAAGGGCCTTGATGTCTGCAAGAATAGTCATCTCATGGCAACTACTGCAATGGACC GCACAATCAGAATATTTGACTTCCTAGCAAAAACCGAACTACTCAGTAGCCGATTCAATCAAGGTGGAACCGCTCTCCACTGGGCACCACTTTCG GTGCATAGTAGTGGAGGTTTACTAGTGGCAGGATTTGAAGATGGGGTGGTGCGTTTGCTGGAGCTTTTTGATTCCACAGGGATCCATAACAAAGGAGACACTTGTATGCGCCTTAAACAGGCCTTCAAACCCCATCATGGACCTGTAACTTCAATTGCTTATGAACGTGATGGTAAAATTTTAGCCACAGGG AGCTCAGATTGCACTGTGTTCTTCTTTACTGTTGGAGAAATATATGAACCTGTTGGTTTTGTTCAAGTTCCTGAAAAAGTACAGATACTTGAGTGGTCACCTCATTCCCAT CATGAAAGCAGACTGTTAATCTTATGTCAAAGTGGTCATATTGTGGAGGTCCCATGTCCAGATCACAATAGCCTGAAGACAACTAAATCTTACCAACTACTGGAACTTCCTCGGAGATCTTTCTGCTTCAAAAGCATCAAATCTAAAATCAAGGTTTTgcttagtgtgttttttttaagtttaatgAGT gTGACACAGCCAAAAGATGAGAAGCAAGTTCCAGATGACGAAAAGCTAGAAGACGATGTATCCCCCATGGTCATCCCTAGACCTCATAGTCCTCTTCACTGTGGTTTCTACTCAGAGCCTGGTCAATTCTGGCTTTCTATG GGAGGGGCTGACTCTGGTTTTTTATACCATTGCAAGTTCTCTGAAAAACAGGATGAGGGTCAAGACCAACGCCACGATGAGCCATTTGACTTCCTGAAAGTCCTGAATGCTGATGATGACCCCATTTGTACTATCACCTTCAA CTCCAACCGGCAGCTAATGCTGTGTGGAATGCATTCAGGTGCCATTAGAGTTTACCCTCTCAATCCAAAGAACCACACTCTAAACTCCATGCAGGAATACTGGGAGCTGAGCATCCATGACAGCAATTATGGACACTTACAGCATATTTGCTGCAGTTTTGATGACATGTTTGTGTTAACAGCAGGAGATGATGGGAATATATTCTCCTTCAACTTGTTTCCTCATCAGGAAGGACAGAAAAGCCTGAGGAGAAAAAGGGCTAAGGTTCCTCCTCCAAGG GACGGTATTGAGAATGAGGATTTGGCTCAGGATATTGATGACCCAGCAGCTGACAG CATAGAGATGGTCAAACAGAAACTTGAGAAAGCCCATTTGTGTCAGGATGCTGAGaagaaaaaatctgaaaaaagaaaaaagcttgGTGAGATTCAGAATACATTCAAGAAACTACTCAAGGACAACTGCGACTTGCCAGAACATTCCCGGCTGACATTTGCG GAGTTACAGCTGGACAAATGTTTTGAAGAAGAGACTAACCGGGAGACGTTATGCAAAATAAGAGAGGTCCAAGAACAGATGAGTTGGGAAGAGGAATACTCGcaaatggcactgaaaaaaCTACAGGAATGGTAA
- the pum3 gene encoding pumilio homolog 3 — MEAKPQTTFHPKGGKKLKQKGKDSPGTAPGSRPNGKKLFKPYNKKDTQGKMSKSADHTKKKPTFVKGGKGQKRKLPSDSKDGYDKEAGGPQAKKLKKGKINPKKKHQTDEELKKNRCQKKKDLKKSRQEADRKDMYQIINESKKLWGDLRLKKCDKDLKSNKMKELHELVKGKYKQMAYAHDSVRVLQCFIQWGSHEQRQEVFEELKDDIIDLCKSQYGRHVVKKLLMYGNKELIAAVILTFKGNVRPLLRHAAASAIIEYAYNDKAVLAQRLMLTEELYGNVFTILKSSTCNTIEKVAEANPDRLTHIINDMKQIITPMAQKEQVIKHSLVHKVFLDFFLFSDDKQRAEMIESIREAVVYMAYTHDGARVAMHCLWHGTTKDRKIIIKTMKTYMVKFATGEFGHLVLLAIFDCVDDTKLVKQAVLMELMSSLDEVISNKYGKKVLLYLLSPRDPAHLLPEIIKVLEKGDGNAHSKKDTAVRRKELLEVVSPPLLDYLRENAASMVMDKATSVTVSDILASACGDLQPAMVAVAQLANQELVPGGIQGQLHMAEHPAGHLVLKWLIEQDVSLAEAGKEERFSRILVDTVGLEKLKSWSKVNRGAMVLCSLLNSCDKSVVADVKTALQDFNLEGTNGSKGAEILLENLRK; from the exons ATGGAAGCAAAACCCCAAACTACCTTTCACCCCAAGGGTGGAaagaaattgaaacaaaaagggAAAG ATTCTCCTGGAACAGCACCTGGTAGTAGGCCAAATGGTAAAAAACTATTCAAACCTTACAACAAGAAGGACACACAAGGCAAAATGAGCAAGAGTGCAGATCACACCAAGAAAAAGCCTACATTTGTTAAAGGTGGAAAAGGACAAAAGAGAAAACTACCCTCTGACAGCAAGGATGGATACGATAAAGAAGCTGGAG GTCCACAGGCAAAGAAGCTCAAGAAAGGCAAAATTAACCCTAAAAAGAAGCACCAGACAGATGAAGAGCTGAAGAAAAACAGGTGTCAGAAGAAAAAAGACCTGAAGAAGAGCAGACAAGAAGCAGATCGAAAGGACATGTACCAGATAATCAATGAGTCCAAAAAACTGTGGGGAGACCTAAGACT AAAGAAGTGTGACAAAGATTtgaaaagcaacaaaatgaaagaGCTTCATGAGCTGGTTAAGGGGAAGTACAAACAG ATGGCGTATGCTCACGACTCTGTACGAGTGCTCCAGTGTTTTATCCAGTGGGGTAGCCATGAACAGAGACAAGAAGTGTTTGAGGAACTCAAAG ATGATATCATTGATTTATGTAAGTCACAGTATGGCAGACACGTGGTGAAAAAGTTATTAATGTATGG GAACAAGGAGCTGATAGCGGCCGTGATCCTAACATTTAAAGGCAATGTGCGGCCATTGCTTCGACATGCTGCCGCCTCAGCAATCATTGAGTATGCGTACAATGACAAAGCTGTGCTTGCACAGAGACTCATGCTAACTGAGGAACTATACGGCAATGTCTTCACAATTCTAAAG TCATCGACATGCAACACCATCGAGAAAGTTGCAGAGGCTAACCCAGACAGGCTGACTCATATCATTAATGATATGAAGCAAATTATCACCCCAATGGCACAGAA GGAGCAGGTCATCAAACATTCTCTAGTCCACAAAGTCTTCCTGGACTTTTTTCTCTTTAGTGATGACAAACAGAGAGCG GAGATGATTGAGTCGATAAGGGAGGCTGTTGTCTATATGGCTTACACCCATGATGGTGCTCGAGTGGCAATGCACTGTTTGTGGCACGGGACTACCAAG GACAGAAAAATTATCATTAAAACAATGAAGACCTACATGGTGAAGTTTGCAACG GGGGAGTTTGGTCATCTGGTTCTTCTAGCCATATTTGACTGCGTGGATGACACCAAATTAGTCAAACAGGCTGTGTTAATG GAGCTCATGTCGTCTTTGGATGAAGTCATCAGTAACAAGTACGGCAAGAAAGTTTTGTTGTACTTGCTCAGTCCCAGAGACCCTGCTCATCTGCTGCCTGAGATCATTAAGGTGCTAGAAAAGGGAGATGGTAATGCACACAG TAAGAAGGATACAGCTGTCCGAAGGAAGGAGCTGCTGGAGGTAGTTTCCCCGCCACTGCTCGATTACCTCAGAGAAAACGCTGCATCCATGGTCATGGACAAGGCCACCAGCGTGACAGTTAGTGACATCCTGGCGTCCGCCTGCGGTGACCTGCAGCCCGCCATGGTAGCTGTAGCTCAGTTGGCCAATCAGGAACTGGTACCAGGAGGCATCCAGGGGCAG CTCCACATGGCAGAACATCCTGCTGGACACTTGGTGCTCAAATGGCTCATAGAGCAGGATGTCAGTCTGGCTGAGGCTGGGAAAGAAG AACGCTTTTCAAGGATTTTGGTGGACACCGTTGGGTTGGAAAAACTGAAGAGTTGGAGCAAAGTCAACAGAGGGGCTATGGTGCTTTGCAG CCTCCTGAACAGTTGCGACAAGTCTGTTGTGGCAGATGTGAAGACTGCTTTGCAGGACTTTAATCTTGAAGGCACAAATGGCAGCAAAGGTGCTGAAATCCTGCTGGAAAACTTGAGAAAATAG